From a region of the Theobroma cacao cultivar B97-61/B2 chromosome 8, Criollo_cocoa_genome_V2, whole genome shotgun sequence genome:
- the LOC18593098 gene encoding laccase-14, translated as MGLISGVLGFMFLASLLFSNAEGAIHSYHWVVKETNFTKLCETSTILTVNDRFPGPEIHAKKGDTVFVTVQNSGPYGITIHWHGVKMPRNPWSDGPEYITQCPIKPGGNFTQEINLSTEEGTLWWHAHSDWSRATVHGAIKIFPAKGTSYPFRNPDGDQTIIFSSWYKSKVMDVLDEALSTGGDPNVSDAYTINGEPGDLYDCSNETMYTLLVKTGKTYLLRIVNSILNEEMFFAIANHNMTVVGSDGAYVKPFSTDYLFITPGQTMDVLVTANQAASHYYMVLTPFLDTDSSYDNTTSRALIKYSGNYTTPSTIPTPTFPNISDSISAQLFVVRLKSLADKAHPINVPKNITRQIFMTVSVNLFACPNSTGCTVDGNNKLAASLNNNSFVMPSTALLQEYYNNNYNLNHLVDDLPNKPPTPFNYTTVANMSAFTEEGTQVITLNYGDEVEIVFQGTNIGATQNHPMHLHGYSFYLVGTGSADFDNGTDPGRFNLVDPPEVNTIAVPRKGWSAIRFKADNPGVWFMHCHFERHTTWGMSTAVIVKNGGTKETSMRPPPSYMPPCS; from the exons ATGGGTTTAATCTCGGGGGTTCTAGGGTTTATGTTTCTTGCTTCTCTGCTTTTCAGCAATGCTGAGGGTGCTATTCATAGCTATCACTGGGTT GTGAAGGAGACTAATTTTACAAAGCTGTGTGAAACATCCACAATTCTTACTGTGAACGACAGATTTCCAGGGCCAGAGATTCATGCTAAGAAAGGTGATACCGTTTTTGTCACTGTTCAGAATAGCGGACCATATGGTATCACTATTCATTG GCATGGAGTTAAAATGCCGAGGAATCCATGGTCAGATGGTCCAGAGTACATTACACAATGCCCAATAAAACCTGGAGGAAATTTCACACAGGAGATCAATTTGTCTACAGAGGAAGGAACACTCTGGTGGCATGCCCATAGTGACTGGTCGAGAGCCACGGTTCATGGTGCCATCAAAATTTTTCCGGCCAAGGGAACCAGTTATCCCTTCCGTAATCCTGATGGAGACCAAACAATCATATTCT CCTCATGGTACAAATCGAAAGTGATGGATGTATTAGACGAAGCTCTGTCAACCGGCGGTGATCCGAACGTTTCAGATGCTTACACTATCAACGGTGAACCTGGAGACTTGTACGACTGCTCtaatg AAACAATGTACACTTTGTTGGTTAAGACTGGCAAGACTTATCTCCTCCGCATTGTCAACTCTATCCTGAATGAAGAAATGTTCTTCGCGATTGCAAACCACAACATGACGGTCGTCGGATCCGATGGAGCATATGTCAAACCCTTTTCCACTGATTATTTGTTCATAACCCCAGGCCAAACAATGGACGTTTTGGTTACAGCAAACCAAGCAGCAAGTCACTACTACATGGTTCTTACTCCTTTTCTTGATACTGACTCTTCATATGACAACACCACCTCTAGGGCTCTCATCAAATATAGTGGAAATTATACAACGCCAAGCACAATTCCTACTCCAACGTTTCCTAATATCAGTGACTCAATATCTGCACAACTCTTCGTTGTTCGCTTGAAGAGTTTAGCAGATAAAGCTCACCCAATCAATGTCCCCAAAAACATCACTAGACAAATCTTCATGACAGTATCTGTGAATCTATTTGCTTGCCCCAATTCAACAGGTTGTACCGTTGATGGCAATAATAAGCTGGCAGCAAGCTTGAACAACAATAGCTTTGTGATGCCATCAACCGCTCTGCTGCAAGAATATTATAACAACAACTACAATTTGAACCATCTTGTTGATGATTTGCCAAATAAGCCGCCCACTCCCTTTAACTACACGACAGTGGCGAACATGTCTGCATTTACAGAGGAAGGAACGCAGGTGATAACATTGAATTATGGTGATGAAGTGGAAATTGTGTTCCAAGGGACGAATATAGGAGCCACGCAGAATCATCCCATGCATCTTCATGGCTACAGCTTTTACTTGGTTGGAACGGGTTCCGCAGATTTTGACAATGGCACTGACCCAGGCAGGTTTAATTTGGTTGATCCACCAGAAGTCAACACCATTGCAGTCCCTAGAAAAGGATGGTCTGCTATTAGATTTAAAGCTGACAATCCTG GGGTGTGGTTCATGCACTGCCATTTCGAGCGGCATACGACTTGGGGAATGAGCACTGCTGTTATAGTGAAGAATGGAGGCACCAAGGAAACAAGCATGCGTCCACCACCTTCCTATATGCCTCCttgttcttaa